The following proteins are co-located in the Rippkaea orientalis PCC 8801 genome:
- the msrA gene encoding peptide-methionine (S)-S-oxide reductase MsrA, with amino-acid sequence MALFGFGKKLTLPTPETALPGRRQAMPVPASHYVNGHPLKPPFPSGLETAMFGLGCFWGAERKFWQCEGVYTTAVGYAAGITPNPTYQEVCTGLTGHNEVVLVVFDPKIISYEELLKVFWESHNPTQGMRQGNDVGTQYRSGIYVYSPQHKKAAETSKEVYQKALNQAGYGDITTEILDAPEFYYAEDYHQQYLAKNPNGYCGLGGTNVSCPIGLNV; translated from the coding sequence ATGGCTTTATTCGGATTTGGCAAAAAGTTAACTCTCCCCACCCCTGAAACAGCGTTACCTGGACGAAGACAAGCAATGCCTGTTCCAGCATCCCACTATGTCAATGGTCATCCCCTAAAACCTCCGTTCCCTAGTGGACTTGAAACCGCTATGTTTGGTCTGGGCTGTTTTTGGGGTGCAGAGCGCAAATTTTGGCAATGCGAAGGCGTTTATACCACTGCCGTAGGGTATGCTGCCGGGATAACCCCTAACCCAACCTATCAGGAAGTTTGTACCGGACTTACGGGTCATAATGAAGTGGTGTTAGTGGTGTTTGACCCTAAAATCATTAGCTATGAAGAGCTTTTAAAAGTGTTTTGGGAAAGTCATAACCCCACCCAAGGAATGCGCCAAGGCAATGATGTAGGAACTCAGTACCGTTCGGGGATTTATGTTTATTCTCCCCAACATAAAAAAGCAGCAGAAACCTCTAAGGAAGTTTATCAAAAAGCCCTTAATCAAGCTGGCTATGGCGATATTACAACCGAAATTTTAGACGCTCCTGAATTTTACTACGCAGAAGACTATCATCAACAATATTTGGCCAAAAATCCTAATGGGTACTGTGGGTTAGGCGGAACGAATGTTAGTTGTCCCATTGGATTGAATGTGTAG